CGAACGCGATGCACGCCAACACGACGGTAGGAATAGCCTGAGTGAAGAACATCCACCGCCAGCCCTGAAAGCCAGCCAGTCCATTCATGTACTCAAGCACGAATCCCCCCGTCAATCCGATTGCGACCGTCGAGAAGAGCGACCCTGAGTGGAACATGCTGAAATTGCGAGTGCGCCTTTTGCCCGGGAACCATGCATTGAAGTACAACACGACGCCCGGGTAGAAGCCAGCCTCGAACACACCGAGCAGGAACCTCAACGCGTAGAACGTCGGCGCGCTATTGACGAACGTCATCGCGACACTAGTCACGCCCCACGCGCCGGCGATACCGGCAAGCACGGCGCGCGCACCGAACTTCTTTTGCAATATCGTGGTGGGCACGCCGAACAGCACGTAGCCGACAAAGAAGAGCCCGGCGCCCAATCCATATACTGTTTCGCTGAATCGCAGATCCACGACCATCTGCAACTTCGCAAAAGCAACGTTCGAGCGGCCGACCCACGCCAGCATCCATAAGCCGAACAGTATCGGCAGTATCCTCCATTGCGCCGACGCGTAGGCCTTCCGCAGGAGGGTGTTGTCATCTGACGATGATTCGTCTACACAGGCTTGCTTCGCCACTTCCATTCGGTCCTCCGATGTGTTGTGTTGATGCGGGTAGTACAAGGTGGACTGCAGCTATCAGAGGTCACCACCCGCACGCCTGCATCGACGGGAGAAGGCGCACGGGCTGCAGCGCCGTTGACGCGCCGCGACATGTGGTTGCGTTTAGCTGGACTGCGCTTCCGCAAGAACAGCCGCGTCTATCTGCTTCGCGGACGGTGGCGGCCCGCCGACCAGAATGCCGGTGTCGACCGCATTGCGGATTTCGACATCCGCCAGGCCCGCTTCGCGGAACACCTGTTCGTTGTGCTCGCCGCGAAACGCGGGCGCGCTTCGCATTCCAAGCTCGTCATCGGAAAAGCGCCATGGATAGCCGTGGATCAGATACGAGCCGCCGCGACGGTCCGGAACCTCGTGTACCGCTCCCCACTGCTTCGCCCAATCGGTCTCGGCCAGTTCTTTTAGCGTGCGAATCTGGCCTATCGCGATCTTGGCCTCGTCCAGTTGCGCATCGAGCGTCCTGAGATCGCGGAATGAGAGCATCCACGTCTGGATCACTGCATGCAGTGCGTTGTAGTTCTGCAGGCGGCGCTCAGCGGTGCTGAAGCGCGGATCCCGCGCAAGGTCCATACGGCGCATGGCGCGCAAGTAATTCGGAAACGTGTTGCTGCCGACGATGCTTTGCGCCGCCACGAACTCCTCGCCACCGGGGCCAACGAAATGCGGGCCGTCGGAGGCGCCGAGGATGCCCGGCTCGGCTCCCGTATCGACACCCGCGAGATCGAGGTGAGCGCGTTCGTTGATCGACAGCATCACGGCGGCCATCGCGACGTCGATGTATTGGCCGCGTCCCGTTACCTCGCGCTTGCGCACCGCTGCAAGCACGGCGATGGTCGCCTGCAGGCCCGCGTAGACGTCCGCATGGGACAGCGGATCGGTCCACTTGCGGCCGTCGCCCGCGCTGTTGAAGTGGCGCAGCGTGTTGTGCGTGAAGCCCGTTTCGGCCTGCACGGTCGGCGCGTAGGCCATGCGCGACGCCCAGGGGCCACGCTGGCCGTAGCCGGTGATGGATACGTAGACGACCTTTGGATTGCGCCTCGCGAGCGTGTCATAGTCGAGTCCAAAGCCCTTGAGCGTGCCGGCCCGAAAATTCTCGACGATGATGTCCGCCTCGTCGCACAGTCGCAGCACGAGCTCGCGCGCGTGCGGCGCGTTCAGATCGATGCTGACGTTGCGCTTGCCGCTATTCTGCTGCGCGTAGTAGCCCGACATGCCGTCGCGATTCGGGAACGCAGCACGCGACACATCGGGCCGTGGCGGCTCGATCTTGATCACGTCGGCACCGAGATCGGCTAGCGTCCGGGCGCACAGCGGCCCGGCCAGCACCCGCGAAAAGTCGACAACCTTGAGTCCTTCGAGTGGTCCGGCCATGTCAATTCCCCTCGAAAATGGCGGTACCCGGGCCGGCGGTATTGAAGGCCTCCAGTCCACGTTTGAGATCGTGCGACGCCCAGACCGGCTTTTGCAGTTCAAACATTGCTTCGTCGGCGGCAGCGACACCTTCGTTGACCGCGACCCGCACGAGCTGCTTGGTGGCGGCATGCGCGACGGTCGGACCGGCCGCGAGTTCCTGCGCAACGGACAGCGCGACTTCATCGAGCTTGTCGTCGGGCACGACGAGATTGATCAAGCCCCAGCGTTCGAGCGTCGCCGCGTCGTATCGGCGGCCGAGCATCGCAAGTTCTTTTGCGCGTGCCGGGCCGGCACGCATCACCTGACGCTGGATACCGCCGAGCAGCGGATGCAGGCCCAGCGCGACCTCGACTGATCCGATCCTGGCCGACTCGGCGACTACGCTGAAATCGCAAGCGAGCGCCACTTCGAAGCCGCCGCCAAGGCAGGTGCCGTTCACCGCGACAACGATGGGGATCGGCAGTGTCTCGAAGCCGCGCAGCACGTCGAGCGGGTCCATCAGCCCCTGGCCTTGCCTGGCGATGCGATCCGGGAAGAGGGACACTTCGGCGCCGGCCGAGAAGTGCCGCAGACCGCTGCGCAGCAGGATTGCGCGCGAGCCGCGTTTCACCGCCGCGTCGAACTCATCGAGTAGCGCGCGATACAGCGTCGGGCCCATCAGGTTATGTGGGCGGCGGTTCATC
The Paraburkholderia terrae genome window above contains:
- a CDS encoding enoyl-CoA hydratase/isomerase family protein; amino-acid sequence: MDEAIVLKEVKGNVTVLTMNRRPHNLMGPTLYRALLDEFDAAVKRGSRAILLRSGLRHFSAGAEVSLFPDRIARQGQGLMDPLDVLRGFETLPIPIVVAVNGTCLGGGFEVALACDFSVVAESARIGSVEVALGLHPLLGGIQRQVMRAGPARAKELAMLGRRYDAATLERWGLINLVVPDDKLDEVALSVAQELAAGPTVAHAATKQLVRVAVNEGVAAADEAMFELQKPVWASHDLKRGLEAFNTAGPGTAIFEGN
- a CDS encoding CaiB/BaiF CoA transferase family protein translates to MAGPLEGLKVVDFSRVLAGPLCARTLADLGADVIKIEPPRPDVSRAAFPNRDGMSGYYAQQNSGKRNVSIDLNAPHARELVLRLCDEADIIVENFRAGTLKGFGLDYDTLARRNPKVVYVSITGYGQRGPWASRMAYAPTVQAETGFTHNTLRHFNSAGDGRKWTDPLSHADVYAGLQATIAVLAAVRKREVTGRGQYIDVAMAAVMLSINERAHLDLAGVDTGAEPGILGASDGPHFVGPGGEEFVAAQSIVGSNTFPNYLRAMRRMDLARDPRFSTAERRLQNYNALHAVIQTWMLSFRDLRTLDAQLDEAKIAIGQIRTLKELAETDWAKQWGAVHEVPDRRGGSYLIHGYPWRFSDDELGMRSAPAFRGEHNEQVFREAGLADVEIRNAVDTGILVGGPPPSAKQIDAAVLAEAQSS